The Legionella sp. PATHC032 genome has a window encoding:
- a CDS encoding cold-shock protein has product MSEKIRGTVKWFNESKGFGFLESGGKDYFVHFSAIQGSGFKTLAEGATVMFKACNGQKGPQAEEVEVV; this is encoded by the coding sequence ATGTCAGAAAAAATTCGTGGTACAGTCAAGTGGTTTAATGAGTCCAAAGGTTTCGGTTTTTTAGAAAGTGGCGGCAAAGATTATTTTGTGCATTTTAGTGCGATCCAAGGCAGTGGTTTTAAAACCCTGGCTGAAGGCGCTACTGTAATGTTTAAAGCTTGCAATGGTCAAAAAGGACCTCAAGCTGAGGAAGTTGAAGTAGTCTAA